In Gossypium arboreum isolate Shixiya-1 chromosome 5, ASM2569848v2, whole genome shotgun sequence, a single genomic region encodes these proteins:
- the LOC108486922 gene encoding transcription factor DIVARICATA: MKWEMEILSPASYLSSRNWFGEESKSTKWTSAENKMFENALAVYDKDTPDRWQKVAEMIPGKTVGDVIKQYRELEADVSSIEAGLVPIPGYSTSPFTLDWVNSNGYDGLKQSYGIGGKRSSSGRPADHERKKGVPWTEEEHKLFLMGLKKYGKGDWRNISRNFVVTRTPTQVASHAQKYFIRQLSGGKDKRRASIHDITTVNLNDMRTPSPDNKGTPSPEQSSVLTQQPNSAAMPRTHFQWNPPCGGATMAFNSAQGSMLMSSPYGVPSYGLKMQGQSLQRSAAHESYFGPQNLVFQMQSAEQYPQNHLF; the protein is encoded by the exons ATGAAGTGGGAAATGGAAATTCTCTCTCCGGCATCTTATCTCTCCAGCAGAAATTGGTTTGGTGAAGAGAGTAAGAGCACGAAATGGACATCAGCAGAGAACAAGATGTTCGAGAATGCCTTGGCGGTTTACGATAAAGATACTCCCGATCGATGGCAGAAAGTGGCTGAGATGATCCCAGGGAAGACGGTGGGAGATGTGATCAAGCAATATAGAGAATTAGAAGCTGATGTTAGCAGTATAGAAGCAGGGCTGGTTCCAATTCCTGGATATAGCACCTCCCCATTCACATTGGATTGGGTGAATAGCAATGGCTATGATGGATTAAAACAGTCATATGGAATTGGCGGAAAGAGATCCTCATCAGGCAGGCCTGCAGATCATGAGAGGAAAAAAGGGGTTCCTTGGACAGAAGAGGAGCATAA ATTGTTTTTGATGGGGCTAAAAAAGTATGGCAAAGGGGATTGGAGAAATATATCACGCAATTTCGTTGTCACTCGAACACCGACTCAGGTGGCTAGTCATGCTCAGAAGTATTTCATTAGGCAGCTTTCTGGAGGGAAGGATAAGAGAAGAGCTAGCATCCATGACATAACAACGGTCAATCTCAACGACATGAGAACTCCTTCACCGGACAATAAGGGAACTCCTTCACCCGAACAGTCTTCGGTGCTCACTCAGCAGCCAAATTCTGCTGCCATGCCCAGAACACACTTTCAATGGAATCCGCCTTGTGGTGGGGCAACAatggctttcaattcagcacaAGGAAGTATGTTGATGTCTTCTCCTTACGGGGTTCCCTCCTATGGATTGAAAATGCAGGGGCAGAGTCTGCAAAGAAGTGCTGCTCATGAGTCCTATTTTGGACCGCAAAATTTGGTTTTCCAGATGCAATCGGCCGAGCAATATCCGCAAAACCACCTATTCTGA
- the LOC108488467 gene encoding laccase-4 — MAAWSVTILVLLACLWFPASVQCMVRHYKFNVVVKNTTRLCSTKPIVTVNRRYPGPTIVAREDDTILVKVVNHVKYNLSIHWHGIRQLRTGWADGPAYITQCPIQPGQSYVYNFTVTGQRGTLFWHAHILWLRATVHGAIVILPKRGVPYPFPKPHKEEIVILGEWWKSDVEAVINEALKSGLAPNVSDAHTINGHPGSTPSCPSKGGYTLAVKPGKTYMLRIINAALNEELFFMIAGHQLTVVEVDATYVKPFKTDTIVISPGQTTNVLVTTHRRAGKYLVAASPFMDAPIAVDNLTATATLHYAGSLTSSATTLVSPPPKNATSVAANFTNALRSLNSEKYPAKVPLKIDHSLLFTIGLGINPCSTCVNGSRVVASVNNITFVMPKTALLQAHFFNINGVFATNFPGRPPVPFNYTSIQLTNLGTKQATKLYRLGYNDTVQLVLQDTGMITPENHPIHLHGFNFFEVGRGVGNFDPKKDPKNFNLVDPVERNTIGVPSGGWTAIRFRADNPGVWFMHCHLEVHTTWGLKMAFVVDNGKGPNESLLPPPSDLPKC, encoded by the exons ATGGCAGCTTGGAGTGTTACAATTCTTGTGCTTTTAGCTTGTTTATGGTTTCCAGCATCGGTACAGTGCATGGTTCGGCACTACAAGTTCAAT GTGGTAGTGAAAAATACAACAAGGCTGTGCTCAACCAAGCCGATTGTCACCGTCAACAGACGCTACCCTGGCCCTACTATAGTTGCTAGAGAGGATGACACCATCCTTGTCAAAGTGGTTAACCATGTCAAATACAATCTCTCCATCCACTG GCATGGGATTAGACAACTACGTACAGGTTGGGCAGACGGGCCGGCTTATATAACCCAGTGCCCGATTCAACCGGGGCAGAGCTATGTTTACAACTTCACTGTCACGGGCCAAAGAGGCACCCTTTTTTGGCACGCACATATTCTATGGCTGAGAGCCACTGTCCATGGTGCTATTGTTATCTTGCCCAAGCGTGGTGTTCCTTACCCCTTCCCTAAACCCCACAAGGAAGAGATTGTTATCTTAG GTGAATGGTGGAAATCAGATGTTGAAGCCGTAATAAATGAAGCTTTAAAATCTGGTTTAGCCCCGAATGTCTCTGATGCTCACACCATCAATGGCCACCCTGGATCTACCCCAAGCTGCCCTTCAAAgg GGGGATATACATTGGCAGTTAAACCAGGGAAGACATACATGCTTCGTATCATCAACGCTGCACTGAATGAAGAACTGTTTTTTATGATTGCCGGCCATCAACTCACTGTCGTCGAAGTTGATGCCACATACGTGAAACCTTTTAAAACAGACACCATCGTTATATCCCCAGGGCAGACCACAAATGTCCTCGTAACAACCCATCGTCGTGCCGGAAAGTACTTGGTCGCCGCCTCGCCTTTCATGGACGCACCCATCGCAGTCGACAACCTGACCGCCACTGCTACCTTACATTACGCCGGTTCTCTTACAAGTTCCGCCACTACTCTCGTGTCACCCCCTCCTAAAAACGCTACCTCAGTGGCAGCAAACTTTACAAATGCACTTCGAAGCCTGAATTCTGAAAAATACCCCGCCAAGGTACCTTTGAAGATCGATCATTCCCTTCTCTTCACCATTGGTCTTGGCATTAACCCTTGTTCTACATGTGTCAATGGGAGCCGAGTTGTGGCTTCTGTTAACAATATTACATTTGTTATGCCGAAAACCGCTCTACTTCAAGCCCATTTCTTCAACATCAATGGGGTTTTCGCTACTAATTTCCCTGGGAGACCTCCAGTACCATTTAACTACACAAGCATACAACTAACAAACTTGGGGACCAAACAAGCAACTAAATTATACAGATTGGGCTATAATGACACAGTGCAGCTGGTCTTGCAAGATACAGGGATGATTACCCCAGAGAATCACCCTATTCATTTGCATGGTTTCAATTTCTTTGAGGTTGGAAGAGGAGTGGGAAATTTTGACCCCAAAAAGGATCCTAAAAACTTCAATCTTGTTGATCCTGTTGAGAGGAACACAATTGGAGTACCATCTGGTGGATGGACTGCTATAAGATTCAGGGCAGATAATCCAG GGGTTTGGTTCATGCATTGCCATTTGGAAGTGCATACGACTTGGGGGCTTAAAATGGCATTTGTTGTGGATAATGGCAAAGGCCCAAATGAATCTCTTTTACCACCTCCCAGTGACCTCCCCAAGTGCTAG